A genomic segment from Dendropsophus ebraccatus isolate aDenEbr1 chromosome 7, aDenEbr1.pat, whole genome shotgun sequence encodes:
- the RTKN gene encoding rhotekin isoform X4, producing the protein MTYMSELQHRKEEQVLQHSARRPSDGGCVDDRLPCKGKLSISDLRIPLMWKDSEYFKNKGELHRCAVFCALQIRGEVYDTEMVFVDRTSTDICFENAIVFSDVDPGFELSLQLYSCAMDEDFSLSGTPRRLSTRLSSSLGRSSGRRLRAAIDGACNNGVGSPILLPPPSFPGPKFQLLAHTKLTLAHVQDGFRTHDLTISSSDDSSCWLPLYGSVCCRLTAQPDCMNQDMMSGVLHIQARGQKSWQRMFCVLRGCRLLCYRGQCHPGSETEPQLTVFVNKETRIRCSDREGQSQVHTLSITNRYGCEEVTHTAKAETRDDLRRWMEAFWQHFYDMSQWKQCCDDLMKIETPPPKRPTAALAKQGSLYHEMAIEGLGPIPDLLSQRMKEFELQRGLDPPPWTSFFHSPPPGHPSCSSSSECDSPPAQTSKPRPRTLSLDAKLTSLKSRGLKIAEGPSGHGSSESPRPEARNSSSSGSSTPDSERGRPTRKNIKSLKTRLDPRNWLQSQV; encoded by the exons ATTTGCGGATCCCTTTGATGTGGAAAGACAGTGAATATTTTAAGAATAAAGGTG AGCTTCACCGCTGTGCAGTGTTCTGCGCTCTGCAGATTCGGGGAGAGGTTTACGACACTGAGATGGTCTTTGTAGATCGAACCTCCACCGACATCTGCTTTGAGAATGCTATAGTCTT CTCCGACGTAGACCCAGGGTTCGAGCTCAGTCTGCAGCTCTACAGTTGTGCCATGGATGAAGACTTCTCACTCTCTGGAACACCGCGGAGATTATCCACCAGACTCAGCAGTTCACTGGGGAGGTCTTCTGGGCGCAGATTACGAGCTGCCATTGATGGGGCCTGTAATAACGGAGTAGGAAGCCCCATCTTGCTGCCACCTCCCAGCTTCCC GGGGCCTAAATTTCAGTTGTTAGCCCATACCAAGCTGACCCTAGCACATGTGCAGGATGGCTTCAGGACTCACGACCTCACTATCAGCAGCTCTG ATGACAGCTCCTGTTGGCTGCCGTTATATGGAAGCGTGTGCTGCCGTCTCACCGCTCAGCCGGATTGTATGAACCAGGACATGATGTCGGGAGTTCTTCACATCCag GCCCGGGGGCAGAAGAGCTGGCAGCGGATGTTCTGTGTGTTACGTGGATGCCGCCTGCTCTGCTACAGAGGACAATGTCACCCGGGCTCCGAAACCGAACCCCAACTCACTGTGTTTGTTAATAAG GAGACCAGGATCCGGTGTTCAGATCGTGAGGGTCAGAGTCAGGTCCACACCTTGTCCATTACTAACCGCTACGGCTGTGAGGAGGTGACTCACACAGCCAAAGCCGAGACCCGAGATGACCTGCGCCGCTGGATGGAGGCCTTCTGGCAGCACTTCTATGACATGA GTCAGTGGAAGCAATGCTGTGATGACTTGATGAAAATAGAAACCCCCCCACCCAAGAGACCCACGGCCGCCCTCGCCAAGCAAGGCTCCCTCTATCATGAAATGG CTATTGAGGGCCTTGGCCCCATCCCCGACCTTCTATCCCAGAGAATGAAGGAGTTTGAGCTCCAGAGGGGTCTTGATCCACCACCATGGACGTCTTTCTTCCACAGCCCTCCCCCTGGGCATCCTTCTTGTTCTTCTTCCTCTGAATGTGACAGTCCTCCAGCCCAAACTTCCAAGCCCAGACCCCGAACACTTTCCTTAGATGCCAAACTAACATCACTGAAGAGCCGCGGCCTGAAGATTGCTGAGGGTCCATCTGGTCATGGATCATCTGAAAGTCCTCGACCAGAggcaagaaacagcagcagcagtggcagCAGCACCCCGGACTCTGAGAGAGGGCGTCCCACCCGCAAGAATATAAAAAGCCTGAAAACCAGACTGGACCCCAGGAACTGGCTCCAAAGCCAAGTGTGA